In Gemmobacter sp. 24YEA27, a genomic segment contains:
- a CDS encoding nodulation protein NodH, which yields MSDTAAAGPRFTSFVMLAEMRTGSNFLEANLNALEGVTCLGEMFNPRFIGGSKRQEGFGYDMEAREKDPLGLLRAMRDQTPGLSGFRYFHDHDQRILPAVMEDPACAKIILTRNPLESYISWQIARATEQWRLTNVKNLKTARAEFEPAGFEAHLENVQEFQIRLMHRLQVSGQTAFYIDYEDIQDLDVLNGLAAWLGVSARLEAVDASLVKQNPGAISDKVTNPQVMEEALSRLDRFNLARTPNFEPRRSAAVPSFIASDQGRLLYMPVKGGPVAEVTAWLAALGDVRGEFTRKSLRDWEMSHPGNLSFTVLRHPLLRAHTAFLHLIVSGRLKEHRNALIRAHRAELPPKGQDFADTDSHRAAFLAFLRYAKLSLSGQTSQRVDPHWASQTAILQGFAGLRSPDLVIRETRLSSGFTHLGAELGFKPPPLTIDPEPARALESIWCEELETAAQEAWSRDYTAFGFDRWKI from the coding sequence ATCGGCGGCTCAAAGCGGCAAGAGGGCTTTGGCTATGATATGGAGGCGCGCGAGAAGGATCCGCTGGGCCTGTTGCGTGCCATGCGTGACCAGACCCCGGGCCTTTCGGGCTTTCGCTATTTCCACGATCACGACCAGCGCATCCTGCCCGCCGTGATGGAAGATCCGGCCTGCGCCAAGATCATCCTGACCCGTAACCCGCTGGAAAGCTACATTTCCTGGCAGATTGCCCGCGCGACCGAGCAATGGCGGCTGACCAATGTGAAGAACCTGAAAACCGCCCGGGCTGAATTTGAGCCCGCCGGGTTTGAGGCCCATCTGGAAAATGTGCAGGAGTTCCAGATCCGGCTGATGCACAGGCTGCAGGTCTCGGGCCAGACCGCCTTTTATATCGATTATGAGGATATTCAGGATCTCGATGTCCTGAACGGGCTTGCGGCCTGGCTGGGCGTCAGCGCCCGGCTTGAGGCGGTTGACGCATCGCTGGTCAAGCAAAATCCCGGCGCGATTTCCGACAAGGTGACCAATCCGCAGGTGATGGAAGAGGCGCTGTCGCGGCTGGACCGTTTCAACCTCGCACGGACGCCGAATTTCGAACCCCGCCGCAGCGCCGCCGTGCCGTCTTTCATCGCCTCAGACCAGGGCCGCCTGCTCTATATGCCGGTCAAGGGCGGGCCGGTGGCCGAAGTGACGGCCTGGCTTGCAGCACTTGGCGATGTGAGGGGCGAATTCACCCGCAAATCGCTGCGCGACTGGGAAATGTCGCATCCCGGCAATCTGAGCTTTACCGTGCTGCGCCATCCGCTCTTGCGCGCCCATACCGCCTTTCTCCACCTGATCGTCTCGGGCCGCCTGAAAGAGCACCGCAATGCGCTGATCCGCGCCCATCGCGCCGAACTGCCGCCCAAAGGCCAGGATTTCGCCGATACTGACAGCCACCGCGCGGCCTTCCTGGCGTTTCTGCGTTATGCAAAACTCTCGCTGAGCGGCCAGACCAGCCAGCGCGTCGATCCGCACTGGGCGAGCCAGACCGCTATTTTGCAGGGCTTTGCCGGGCTGCGCAGCCCCGATCTGGTGATCCGCGAAACGCGGCTGAGCAGCGGGTTTACGCATCTCGGCGCGGAACTCGGCTTCAAACCGCCGCCCCTGACCATAGACCCCGAACCCGCCCGCGCACTTGAAAGCATCTGGTGCGAAGAGCTGGAGACCGCCGCACAAGAGGCCTGGAGCCGGGACTATACCGCATTTGGTTTCGACCGCTGGAAGATCTGA